CACCGTGAGCGAGCCGTCGTCGGCGACCTGCACGGACTGCTCGGCCCAGTCGGCATCCAGCACCAGACGCCCGTCGGGCGTCGGCCGCACGGCGACGCGCGGCGTGTTGAGCACGGTCTGCACCGGAACGTCGACCGGGTCGGTGAAGAGCACGAAAGCCGCGGGGGTGGCATCCGGGATCGTCACACCGAGGGCCGCGAGGTCGGCGGGAACGGCGGGACCGGTCGCGAGCACGACGTGGTCGGCCTCGATGCGGCTGCCATCGGCGAGCACGACACCCGTCGCCACGCCGTCCTGCACGTCGACGCGCGCCGGGCCCACGTTCTCGCGCACCTCCGCACCGGCGGCGACGGCGTCGGTCACGAGCGCGGCGATGAGGTCGGGCATGTTCACCCAGCCTTCGCCGGGGTTGAAGATCGCGCCCTCGGCGGCGACGGCCTCAGGGTCGACGTCGGGGGCGACCGAGGCGATGTCGGCGCGATCGACCCAGACCGCGTCGTAGCCGTTGCGGCGCTCGAAGTCGAAGGTCTCGCGGAAGCTCTCGCCGGGGCCGGCCCATTTGAGCGCGCCGTCGAAGCGCAGGTACGCCTCGCTGCCCGGGTGGTGAGCACGCCACGAGCGGTAGCGGTCGATCCCCGCGATGCGCAGGTAGTGGTAAGCGGCGGAGCGGTCACCTGAGGAGTTGAGCCAGGCGATCGAGCGCCCGGAGGCGCCGTCGGCGAGGGCTCCCTCGGTCACGAGCGTGACGTGGACACCGGCGCGCGCGAGGTGCGCGGCGGTGGAGACGCCGAGGATGCCGCCGCCGACGACGGCGACGTGATGAAGACTGGTCATGGAGGTGTCTTTCTTCCGGGGGGAGTCAGGCGGAGACGGATGCCGCGGCGTGTACGCGCTCGATGATCTCGAGCACCGCGACGGCGTCGTTTGGGTCGACGGGGAGCGGCCCGTGGCCGCGGAGGGCCGGGGCGAGCGCGCGGTAGAACGCGCCGTAGTCGCCGGGCAGGGTGGGGTGCGTCCGGGTCTCGTCGCCGGCGCCGAGGGTGCCCCAGCGCTCCTCGGGCACCGCGCCGAAGCCGGGGTCGCCGGGGAGGGCGCCCGCGATGAGCGCGGGCTCCTGCGGGTCGAGACCCCACGTGGTGTAGCCGGCGCGCGAGCCGAGCATGTGGAACCGCGGTCCCGTGAGCGGCGCGACGGCGCTCATCCACAGGTGCGACATCGTGCCCGAGGCGTGCCGCAGCGCGACGAACACGTCGTCGTCGGCCGCAGTGGCTTCGCGCCGCCGGTGCACCTCGGCGGACACGTCGTCGACGGGGCCGAACAGCTGCACGGCCTGGTCGATGAGGTGGGTCCCCAGGTCGTACAGGATGCCACCACCGTCGGTGACGCCGGCCTCGGTCTTCCACGAGGTCGGCGGCTCAGGCTTCCACCACTCGAAGCGCGACTCGAAGCGCCGCACCTCGCCCAGCTCGCCGCTGTCGACCAGGGCGCGGAGGGTCTGGAAGTCGCCGTCCCATCGCCGGTTCTGGAACACGGTGAGCGTGCGGCCGAGGCGCTCGGCCTGCGTGATGAGCGCGCGGCCCTCGTCGGCGGTCACGGCGAAGGGCTTGTCGACCACGACGTCCAGACCGGCATCCAGTGCCCGCTCCGCCAGCGACGCGTGGGTGCCGCTGGGCGAGCCGATGACGACGAGGTCGAGCTCCGCCGCCGCAGCCCAGACGGCGTCGACGTCGGAGACCACCCGGGCGGACGGATGCCGGGACTCGGCCTCGGCGCGACGCTCGGGATTCGCCGTGACGATGAGGTCGAGTCGGTAGTCAGGGTCAGCCTCGAGGAAGGGCGCGTGGAACACACGGCCCGAGACACCGAAACCGATGACGGCGGTGCGGATGGGCGCGCTGCCGGTGCCCGCCGCGGGGGTGCGGGCCGTCATCACAGCACCTCCGAGAGGAAGCGCTGCAGGCGCGGGCTCTGCGGCCGTTCGAACAGGTCGGCGGGGGTGCCGGCCTCGACGACGCGTCCCTCATCCATGAAGACGACCTGGTCGGCGACCTTGCGGGCGAAGCCCATCTCATGCGTGACGACGAGCATCGTCATCCCCCGCTGCGCGAGGTTGGCCATGAGGTTGAGCACGCCCTTCACGAGTTCGGGATCGAGGGCGCTCGTGGCCTCGTCGAACAGCATGACCTCGGGCTCCATGGCCAGGGCCCGCGCGATCGCGACGCGCTGCTGCTGGCCACCCGACAGGTCGCGCGGGCGGTGATCGCTGCGCTCGGCCAGACCCACCTCGGCGAGACGCTCGGCGGCGATCCGGCGCGACTCGGCCGCCGACAGGCCCTTCACGTGCCGCACGGCGAGCGCGACGTTCTCGAGCGCGGTGTGGTCGGGGAAGAGGTTGAAGTGCTGGAAGACCAGGCCGATGCGTTTGCGCACGGCATCCGGTTTCTGCGTGAGAACGCTCTCGCCCGCCAGGAGCACATCGCCGGATTTCGGCTCGTGCAGGCGGTTCACTCCGCGCAGCAGCGTCGATTTGCCGGAGCCCGAGGGGCCGATGATGCAGGTCGTGGTGCCGGGCTTCACGTCGATGCTCACCCCGCGCAGCACGTCGATGTCGCCGTACGCCATCGTGAGGTCGCGGAGTTCGAGGCTCGAGCCTTCGTAGAGGTGCCCGTCGGTGACGGGGACCGGGGAGGTGTACGTCATGTGTTCGCTCCATACGTGAGGGCGGGGCCGGGGGTGGTCTCCTCGACCTCGTCGAGGCCGCTCTTGGGCGGGGTGGGCTTGCGCCGGCCCGTGCGGAAGCGGTTGTCGAAGTAGTTGACGAGGTGCGTCAGCGGAACCGTGATCACGAGGTAGAACACCCCCGCCGCGACCAGCGGCGACAGGTTGCCGGTGAGCACCGCGGCATCCTGACCCACCCGGAACAGCTCGCGCTCCGACACGAGCAGGCCCAGGAAGTACACCAGCGACGAGTCCTTCACGATCGCGATGAACTGGTTCACCAGCGCCGGGAGCACCCGCCGCACGCCCTGGGGCACTACGACCAGGCGCATGGCCTTGCCGTAGCTCATGCCCAGGGCGCGGCAGGCCTCGAGTTGACCGCGGTCGACGCTCTGGATGCCGGCGCGGAAGATCTCGCCGATGTACGCCGAGGCGATGAGCGAGAGGGCCAGGATGCCGAGAGGGTACGGCGACGGACCGAACAGCTGCTGGCTCAGCCGGGCGAAGCCCTGACCGATCAGCAGAATTGTGAGGATCGCGGGGAGCCCCCGAAAGATGTCGGTGTAGATCCGCGCCGGGGTGCGCAGCCATCGCGAGGGCGAGATGCCCATGATGGCCACGATCATGCCCAGCACGATGCCGATCACCGTGGCGCAGACCGAGATGACGAGGGTGTTGACGAGGCCGGTGCCCAGCAGCTGGGGGAGGACCTG
The DNA window shown above is from Microbacterium proteolyticum and carries:
- a CDS encoding NAD(P)/FAD-dependent oxidoreductase; the protein is MTSLHHVAVVGGGILGVSTAAHLARAGVHVTLVTEGALADGASGRSIAWLNSSGDRSAAYHYLRIAGIDRYRSWRAHHPGSEAYLRFDGALKWAGPGESFRETFDFERRNGYDAVWVDRADIASVAPDVDPEAVAAEGAIFNPGEGWVNMPDLIAALVTDAVAAGAEVRENVGPARVDVQDGVATGVVLADGSRIEADHVVLATGPAVPADLAALGVTIPDATPAAFVLFTDPVDVPVQTVLNTPRVAVRPTPDGRLVLDADWAEQSVQVADDGSLTVPDESVAGLLEEASRVLAGHPQLTASRVGAGLKPIPGDGDPAVGEVPGIQNLSALFTHSGATLGLILGELVAEEIVTGAPSPLLDDFRFARFVGVQAPEPVATGAWTPVADD
- a CDS encoding Gfo/Idh/MocA family protein; translation: MTARTPAAGTGSAPIRTAVIGFGVSGRVFHAPFLEADPDYRLDLIVTANPERRAEAESRHPSARVVSDVDAVWAAAAELDLVVIGSPSGTHASLAERALDAGLDVVVDKPFAVTADEGRALITQAERLGRTLTVFQNRRWDGDFQTLRALVDSGELGEVRRFESRFEWWKPEPPTSWKTEAGVTDGGGILYDLGTHLIDQAVQLFGPVDDVSAEVHRRREATAADDDVFVALRHASGTMSHLWMSAVAPLTGPRFHMLGSRAGYTTWGLDPQEPALIAGALPGDPGFGAVPEERWGTLGAGDETRTHPTLPGDYGAFYRALAPALRGHGPLPVDPNDAVAVLEIIERVHAAASVSA
- a CDS encoding amino acid ABC transporter ATP-binding protein gives rise to the protein MTYTSPVPVTDGHLYEGSSLELRDLTMAYGDIDVLRGVSIDVKPGTTTCIIGPSGSGKSTLLRGVNRLHEPKSGDVLLAGESVLTQKPDAVRKRIGLVFQHFNLFPDHTALENVALAVRHVKGLSAAESRRIAAERLAEVGLAERSDHRPRDLSGGQQQRVAIARALAMEPEVMLFDEATSALDPELVKGVLNLMANLAQRGMTMLVVTHEMGFARKVADQVVFMDEGRVVEAGTPADLFERPQSPRLQRFLSEVL
- a CDS encoding amino acid ABC transporter permease encodes the protein MDWLDNLVKTFLDFEAMAQVLPQLLGTGLVNTLVISVCATVIGIVLGMIVAIMGISPSRWLRTPARIYTDIFRGLPAILTILLIGQGFARLSQQLFGPSPYPLGILALSLIASAYIGEIFRAGIQSVDRGQLEACRALGMSYGKAMRLVVVPQGVRRVLPALVNQFIAIVKDSSLVYFLGLLVSERELFRVGQDAAVLTGNLSPLVAAGVFYLVITVPLTHLVNYFDNRFRTGRRKPTPPKSGLDEVEETTPGPALTYGANT